TCCCGATCGTATTCCAGTCCCGTTTGCCGAAAACCGATCCAGGCGATCAAGCCTCGGATGTACCTATGCTGTTCTCTCATAGAGACCAACACGTCCGTTACCCGCCTGCTCATGATCCGAAAATCTCCCGTATCGATCGGAATATCGAATCTAGTAAGTTTCTTTAAAGTTCGGTAAAAAAGATGGGCGGTCAGAAGTTTGAAAATGGATTCTCCGTCGCGCGTCCTACGTCGGGCGTAAACCACGTCGTATCCGTCCTTCATTTTTTCGAATAGATCCGCTACGAATTCCGGAGGGTCCTGCAAATCCCCGTCCATAACCGCCACGTTTTCCCCCCTTGCGACATCTATCCCGGCGGTGATCGCAAGCTGGTGCCCGTAGTTTCTGGACAGGTTGATTAAAAAGAAGCCTGGGGTGGATCCGCAGAACTTTTTCAAAATCTCGGCGCTATCGTCCCGTGACCCGTCGTTGACGAAAAGGATCTCTGCGTCTTCCGGCCGGAAGGAGAATCTTTTTTTTAAAATATATAACAGAGAGTTCAGACGTTTGACGAGTTCGGGAATCGTTTTTTCCTCGTTGTAAATCGGAATCACTACGGAGAGGAGGGGTGGTTTGGAAGCCATCTTGACGTTGGTACGATGTTGCATTCC
This genomic interval from Leptospira fletcheri contains the following:
- a CDS encoding glycosyltransferase family 2 protein, whose protein sequence is MASKPPLLSVVIPIYNEEKTIPELVKRLNSLLYILKKRFSFRPEDAEILFVNDGSRDDSAEILKKFCGSTPGFFLINLSRNYGHQLAITAGIDVARGENVAVMDGDLQDPPEFVADLFEKMKDGYDVVYARRRTRDGESIFKLLTAHLFYRTLKKLTRFDIPIDTGDFRIMSRRVTDVLVSMREQHRYIRGLIAWIGFRQTGLEYDRDERFDGETKFSVGKMLKFALDGITSFSSAPLKLSSYLGFSAAFAGSLYSIYILYLKLFTNNTIQGWTSVMVVVLLLGGVQLLALGMIGEYLSRVNDQTKNRPLYVIEKIYSVETLEQRKHSRVDRENARRKNESSRG